The following are encoded in a window of Pseudomonas sp. St316 genomic DNA:
- a CDS encoding apoptosis inducing factor family protein, with protein MSVHQVARFADVREDRGLEVKIDDTSILLLRSGDRVRAFQGKCPHAGAPLAKGAVCHGRLICPWHKAAFRAEDGALCEPPALDSLARYHVEVRDGDVWVDDQPLPTDKVPPADDARTFVIIGAGAAGTAGAAALREKGFGGRILMIDREAEAGYDRTVLSKYVLAGDMAVNETAPLRDETYFTQQRIERLHGEVTHLDPDTRHIQLADGRRLDYDAALIATGAVPKVPALPGVDLPQVFVLRSIAHARQILDTARAGQQAVIIGDSFIAMEVASSLRKRELDVTVLARHPVPFAAQLSQSVGQAILARHRANGVVYRTDSEAAQIEGAGKVEAVVLDNGQRVAADLVIIGVGVRPATEPFAGLPREQDESLSVDAGMRVTDGLWAVGDIATFPLNGQPLRIEHWRLAQQQARIAAANMLGGDEHYLDVPFFWTYHFGKRYDYLGHAEHWDEVEFKGTPEHPPFIALLGKDGLVAAAVACDEGRAMAALAQRMKQPLPVDEAWRLIRDFSS; from the coding sequence ATGTCTGTGCATCAAGTCGCCCGTTTCGCCGACGTTCGTGAAGACCGCGGCCTAGAAGTCAAAATCGACGACACGTCCATCCTGCTGTTGCGCTCCGGCGACCGGGTGCGCGCCTTCCAGGGCAAATGCCCGCATGCCGGCGCACCACTGGCCAAGGGCGCGGTGTGCCATGGAAGGCTGATTTGCCCGTGGCACAAGGCGGCGTTCCGGGCTGAAGATGGCGCCCTGTGTGAACCACCGGCCCTCGACAGCCTGGCGCGCTATCACGTCGAGGTCCGGGACGGTGACGTCTGGGTCGACGATCAACCCCTGCCAACCGATAAAGTCCCGCCGGCCGATGACGCGCGCACCTTTGTCATCATCGGCGCCGGTGCCGCCGGCACGGCTGGCGCGGCGGCGTTGCGCGAGAAGGGTTTTGGCGGGCGAATCCTGATGATCGACCGCGAAGCCGAAGCCGGCTACGACCGTACGGTGCTGAGCAAGTATGTGTTGGCCGGCGACATGGCGGTCAACGAGACAGCGCCGCTGCGCGATGAAACTTATTTCACCCAGCAACGCATCGAAAGGCTCCACGGCGAGGTCACCCATTTGGACCCCGATACTCGGCACATCCAACTCGCCGATGGCCGACGCCTGGACTACGACGCCGCGCTCATCGCCACTGGCGCAGTACCCAAGGTGCCAGCCCTGCCGGGCGTCGACTTGCCGCAAGTCTTCGTACTGCGTTCGATCGCCCACGCCCGGCAGATTCTCGACACGGCCCGGGCAGGCCAACAGGCGGTGATCATCGGCGACAGTTTCATCGCCATGGAAGTCGCCTCGTCCCTGCGCAAGCGCGAACTGGACGTCACCGTCCTGGCCCGGCATCCGGTGCCGTTCGCCGCACAATTGAGCCAGAGCGTTGGCCAGGCCATCCTGGCCAGACACCGGGCCAATGGTGTGGTGTACCGCACCGACAGCGAAGCGGCGCAGATCGAGGGGGCGGGCAAGGTCGAAGCCGTGGTGCTGGACAACGGCCAGCGCGTTGCCGCGGACCTGGTGATCATCGGCGTCGGCGTGCGCCCGGCCACCGAGCCCTTCGCCGGATTGCCACGGGAACAGGACGAGTCACTGTCCGTTGACGCGGGCATGCGAGTGACTGATGGTTTATGGGCCGTCGGTGATATCGCCACCTTTCCCCTGAACGGCCAGCCCCTGCGCATCGAGCACTGGCGCCTGGCCCAGCAACAGGCCCGCATTGCCGCTGCGAACATGCTCGGCGGCGACGAGCACTATCTGGACGTGCCGTTTTTCTGGACCTATCACTTTGGCAAACGCTACGACTATCTTGGCCACGCCGAACATTGGGACGAGGTGGAATTCAAGGGCACGCCCGAGCATCCGCCCTTTATTGCCCTGCTGGGCAAGGACGGCCTCGTTGCCGCCGCAGTGGCCTGTGATGAGGGGCGGGCCATGGCGGCGCTGGCCCAACGCATGAAACAACCGTTGCCGGTGGACGAGGCATGGCGGCTGATCCGGGACTTCTCGTCGTAG
- a CDS encoding MFS transporter: protein MTATTVLPGDRFRRSDYKTLGLAALGGALEIYDFIIFVFFALTLSQLFFPPQMPDWLRLLQSFGIFATGYLARPLGGILMAHFADRLGRKRVFSLSILMMALPCLLIGVMPTYAQIGYFAPLLLLALRILQGAAVGGEVPSAWVFVAEHAPLHHRGYALGFLQAGLTFGYLLGALTATALARIYTPAEILDYAWRLPFLLGGVFGVIGVWLRRWLSETPIFMALQANREGAAELPLRTVLRDHRQALLPAAILTCVLTSAVVVFVVITPTVMQKSFGMTPSHTFALSSLGIVFLNIGCVLAGLIVDRIGAWRTVMLYSLLLPVGIAVLYASLISGGAWLGLAYAVAGLGCGVVGAVPSVMVSLFPPKIRVSGISLTYNIAYALWASMTPLMLIALVPWSPWVCVAYCGVMGAVGVAAAAYFPRRHGKAAQPSLACES, encoded by the coding sequence ATGACTGCCACCACTGTTCTACCCGGTGACCGATTCCGCCGATCCGATTACAAGACCCTGGGCCTGGCCGCCTTGGGAGGTGCGCTGGAGATCTACGATTTCATCATCTTCGTCTTCTTCGCCCTGACCCTCAGCCAGTTGTTCTTCCCGCCACAAATGCCTGATTGGCTGCGCTTGCTGCAAAGCTTCGGGATTTTCGCCACCGGCTACCTGGCCCGGCCCCTGGGCGGCATTCTCATGGCGCACTTCGCCGATCGCCTGGGACGCAAGCGCGTGTTCAGCCTGAGCATCCTGATGATGGCCTTGCCGTGCCTGCTCATCGGGGTGATGCCGACCTACGCGCAAATCGGTTATTTCGCCCCGTTGCTGTTGCTGGCACTGCGTATCCTGCAGGGCGCGGCGGTGGGCGGCGAGGTGCCCAGCGCCTGGGTGTTCGTGGCCGAACATGCGCCACTGCATCATCGCGGCTATGCCTTGGGTTTCCTCCAGGCCGGCCTGACCTTCGGCTACTTGCTGGGCGCCTTGACCGCAACAGCGCTGGCGCGGATCTACACGCCGGCAGAGATTCTCGATTACGCCTGGCGCCTGCCGTTCCTGCTCGGTGGGGTCTTCGGCGTGATTGGCGTCTGGTTGCGTCGCTGGCTGAGTGAAACGCCGATCTTCATGGCCCTGCAAGCCAATCGCGAGGGTGCTGCGGAACTGCCGTTGCGCACCGTCCTGCGCGACCACCGCCAGGCTTTGCTGCCGGCTGCGATCCTGACCTGCGTGCTGACCTCTGCCGTGGTGGTGTTCGTGGTCATCACCCCGACCGTTATGCAGAAAAGCTTCGGCATGACCCCCAGCCACACCTTCGCCCTGAGCAGCCTGGGTATCGTGTTCCTGAACATCGGCTGTGTCCTGGCCGGCCTCATCGTCGACCGCATCGGCGCCTGGCGCACCGTCATGCTCTACAGCCTGCTGCTGCCGGTGGGCATCGCCGTGCTCTACGCCAGCCTGATCAGTGGAGGCGCCTGGCTGGGCCTGGCCTACGCCGTGGCCGGCCTGGGTTGCGGCGTGGTGGGTGCGGTGCCTTCGGTGATGGTCAGCCTGTTCCCGCCGAAGATCCGCGTGTCCGGCATCTCGCTCACCTACAACATCGCCTATGCGTTGTGGGCGAGCATGACGCCGTTGATGCTGATTGCATTGGTGCCGTGGAGCCCATGGGTGTGCGTGGCGTATTGCGGTGTGATGGGGGCGGTGG
- a CDS encoding YbhB/YbcL family Raf kinase inhibitor-like protein: protein MTRLNSLSPWLAAVALVLCAQGAVQAEERFTLSIPGVSDDRLFTAAAASDANTCGGKNISPALSWNAGPPGTLSYAIVMLDPDGQRGQGVDHWIHYGIKATTRQIPAGAGTKSSLEGMSGINSKNTHGYIGPCPPIGDSAHHYLIQLFALDLPPEALPADLTRAQLMEKIKGHVLRNSSVVRRYHR from the coding sequence ATGACCCGATTGAACTCCCTCTCCCCTTGGCTGGCGGCCGTCGCCCTGGTGCTGTGCGCACAAGGAGCTGTCCAGGCCGAGGAGCGTTTTACCCTCAGCATCCCCGGCGTGTCGGACGACCGCCTCTTCACGGCGGCAGCAGCCAGTGATGCCAACACCTGTGGTGGCAAGAACATTTCTCCGGCCTTGAGCTGGAACGCCGGCCCGCCCGGCACCCTCAGCTACGCCATCGTCATGTTGGACCCGGACGGTCAAAGGGGCCAAGGTGTCGACCACTGGATCCACTACGGTATCAAGGCCACCACGCGGCAGATTCCGGCGGGCGCCGGTACCAAGTCTTCGTTGGAAGGCATGAGCGGTATCAACAGCAAGAACACCCACGGCTACATCGGTCCTTGTCCGCCTATCGGCGACAGCGCTCACCACTACCTGATCCAGCTTTTCGCCCTGGACCTGCCGCCGGAAGCCCTGCCAGCTGATCTCACTCGTGCCCAACTGATGGAAAAAATCAAAGGCCACGTCCTGCGCAACAGCAGCGTAGTGCGCCGCTACCACCGCTGA